Proteins co-encoded in one Streptomyces sp. NBC_01283 genomic window:
- a CDS encoding PIG-L deacetylase family protein — protein sequence MTEPLNENDQLTPMPEDWQRALAVVAHPDDLEYGCSAAIAGWTDGGREVAYLLASRGEAGIDTLDPATCGPLREREQRASAAVVGVSTVEFLDHRDGVIEYGTALRRDIAAAVRRHRPELVITLNHRDTWGGVAWNTPDHVAVGRATLDAVADAGNRWIFPELIEEDALEPWNGVRWVAVAGSSSPTHAADATAGLERSVRSLLEHRTYIEVLTQEDPEKYCREFLTGNAQRVAPRFGGRPAVSFEVFSR from the coding sequence ATGACAGAGCCGTTGAACGAGAACGACCAGCTCACGCCCATGCCCGAGGACTGGCAGCGGGCCCTCGCCGTCGTCGCCCACCCCGACGACCTGGAGTACGGCTGCTCCGCCGCGATCGCCGGCTGGACGGACGGCGGCCGCGAGGTCGCCTACCTCCTGGCCAGCCGGGGCGAGGCGGGCATCGACACCCTCGACCCCGCCACGTGCGGCCCGCTGCGCGAGCGCGAGCAGCGGGCGAGCGCGGCCGTCGTCGGTGTGTCGACCGTGGAGTTCCTCGACCACAGGGACGGTGTGATCGAGTACGGGACGGCGCTGCGCCGCGACATCGCCGCCGCGGTCCGCAGGCACCGGCCGGAGCTTGTGATCACCCTCAACCACCGCGACACCTGGGGCGGCGTCGCCTGGAACACCCCGGACCACGTGGCCGTCGGCCGCGCCACCCTCGACGCCGTCGCGGACGCGGGCAACCGGTGGATCTTCCCCGAGCTGATCGAGGAGGACGCACTTGAGCCCTGGAACGGCGTGCGCTGGGTGGCCGTCGCCGGTTCCTCGTCGCCCACGCACGCGGCGGACGCGACGGCCGGTCTCGAACGCTCCGTGCGCTCGCTCCTGGAACACCGCACGTACATCGAGGTGTTGACCCAGGAGGACCCCGAGAAGTACTGCCGTGAGTTCCTCACTGGCAACGCGCAGCGGGTGGCACCGCGCTTCGGCGGTAGGCCCGCGGTGTCGTTCGAGGTCTTCAGCCGCTGA
- a CDS encoding enoyl-CoA hydratase/isomerase family protein, protein MIDTIGTDIPEGEERLRLDIEDGLGILTLCHPRKLNAWSWESTRQLGIFADRIRFDDSIRAVLLRAEGRAFCAGIDVTAQNGGAIGGRSGAERTRNYYEGLRWVHERFRTFAGLPQPIVAAVQGYCLGFGFELALMADVRIASDDAVFALPEAQIGVAVDAGGDLRIARDAGAGWAKLLSLTGRRIDAATAERLRLVQLITPVAELTKAAREIAGEIAANAPLAVQGIKRGIDAYADAGMDAALDRVAMNAAITLTSEDSRAGYAAKGERRAAAFKGK, encoded by the coding sequence ATGATCGACACCATCGGCACGGACATCCCGGAGGGCGAGGAGCGGCTGCGTCTCGACATCGAGGACGGCCTCGGCATCCTCACCCTCTGCCACCCGCGCAAGCTCAACGCGTGGAGCTGGGAGTCCACGCGCCAGCTCGGCATCTTCGCCGACCGGATCCGCTTCGACGATTCGATCAGGGCAGTGCTGCTGCGCGCGGAGGGGCGGGCGTTCTGCGCCGGGATCGACGTAACCGCCCAGAACGGCGGTGCGATCGGGGGCCGTTCGGGCGCCGAGCGCACGCGCAACTACTACGAGGGGCTGCGCTGGGTCCATGAGCGCTTCCGCACCTTCGCGGGCCTTCCGCAGCCCATCGTCGCAGCCGTGCAGGGGTACTGCCTCGGGTTCGGCTTCGAACTCGCGCTGATGGCGGATGTGCGGATCGCGTCCGACGACGCGGTGTTCGCGCTGCCCGAGGCGCAGATCGGCGTCGCGGTGGACGCGGGCGGCGATCTGCGCATCGCGCGTGACGCGGGCGCGGGCTGGGCCAAGCTGCTCTCGCTCACCGGCCGCCGCATCGACGCGGCCACGGCAGAGCGGCTGCGGCTCGTCCAACTCATCACTCCCGTCGCCGAGTTGACCAAGGCGGCTCGCGAGATCGCCGGCGAGATCGCGGCGAACGCGCCGCTCGCCGTGCAGGGCATCAAGCGGGGCATCGACGCGTACGCGGACGCGGGGATGGACGCTGCCCTCGACCGGGTCGCGATGAACGCGGCGATCACGCTGACGTCGGAGGACTCGCGGGCCGGGTACGCGGCGAAGGGGGAGCGCAGGGCGGCTGCGTTCAAGGGGAAGTAG
- a CDS encoding SDR family oxidoreductase codes for MTDHVSAGAPPGLPAPAPHGTSALPEGTYDGAVVLVTGGGTGLGKAIAAEFARLGADLVIASRKEERLKAARDELAGLGGRVAAVPCDIRDPDRVAEVFDAAQDAYGLPDVLVNNAAANFPVPAEDMSPNAWRSVVDITLTGTFFMTREFARRHLTAGTPGSVINIGASYAWTGGPGFAHSAAAKAGVHSLVESLAVEWGPYGIQVNGLVPGLMPHEDMTADIRENLDRATTAATAAEGGESDSRRRELSSRQPALRVGAPRELGWAATFLASPYARFITGHTLVVDGANWQRRGLVSPEMVTVREQLGRGPFGR; via the coding sequence ATGACGGACCACGTGAGCGCAGGCGCGCCGCCGGGGCTCCCGGCACCCGCCCCGCACGGCACGAGCGCGCTGCCCGAGGGGACGTACGACGGGGCGGTCGTCCTCGTGACCGGCGGCGGCACCGGTCTCGGCAAGGCGATCGCCGCGGAGTTCGCGCGGCTCGGGGCGGATCTGGTGATCGCCAGCCGCAAGGAGGAGCGGCTGAAGGCGGCGCGGGACGAGCTCGCGGGCCTCGGCGGGCGGGTGGCGGCCGTGCCGTGCGACATCCGGGACCCGGACCGCGTCGCCGAGGTCTTCGACGCGGCGCAGGACGCGTACGGCCTGCCGGACGTCCTGGTCAACAACGCGGCGGCGAACTTCCCCGTGCCCGCCGAGGACATGTCCCCGAACGCGTGGCGCTCGGTCGTGGACATCACGCTGACCGGGACGTTCTTCATGACGCGGGAGTTCGCCCGCCGCCACCTCACGGCGGGCACACCCGGCTCCGTCATCAACATAGGGGCGTCGTACGCGTGGACGGGCGGCCCCGGTTTCGCGCACAGCGCGGCGGCCAAGGCGGGCGTGCACAGCCTCGTCGAGAGCCTGGCGGTGGAGTGGGGGCCATACGGGATCCAGGTCAACGGCCTGGTGCCGGGTCTGATGCCGCACGAGGACATGACCGCGGACATCCGCGAGAATCTCGACCGGGCCACGACCGCGGCTACGGCTGCGGAGGGCGGCGAATCAGACTCCCGCCGAAGGGAGTTGAGTTCGCGCCAGCCCGCCCTGCGCGTCGGCGCCCCGCGCGAACTGGGCTGGGCCGCGACCTTCCTCGCCTCGCCCTACGCCCGCTTCATCACCGGGCACACGCTGGTGGTGGACGGCGCGAACTGGCAGCGGCGGGGCCTGGTGAGCCCGGAGATGGTGACGGTGCGCGAGCAGCTGGGGCGAGGGCCCTTCGGCCGGTAG
- a CDS encoding helix-turn-helix domain-containing protein: MAENKAERKAENRSASKEAAAAADSSGDDGANLDGVLAEVGPRLRRIRKERGATLAGLAAATGISVSTLSRLESGHRKPSLELLLPIARAHQVPLDELVGAPPVGDPRVRAKPIVRNGRTMVPLTRQPGGLQAYKVLEPVRSVQPDPQTHEGYEWLYVLSGRLRLVLADHDVILTAGEAAEFDTRLPHWFGSTGEGPAEFLSLFGPQGERMHVRARPAQEKRKAD, from the coding sequence ATGGCAGAGAACAAGGCAGAACGCAAGGCAGAGAACAGGTCGGCAAGCAAAGAGGCGGCGGCTGCGGCGGACAGCAGCGGCGACGACGGTGCGAACCTGGACGGGGTGCTGGCCGAGGTCGGCCCCCGCCTGCGGCGCATCCGCAAGGAGCGCGGTGCGACCCTCGCGGGCCTCGCCGCCGCCACCGGCATCTCGGTGAGCACCCTCTCCCGGCTTGAGTCCGGCCACCGCAAGCCCAGCCTCGAACTCCTGCTCCCCATCGCGCGGGCCCACCAGGTCCCCCTGGACGAGCTGGTCGGCGCCCCGCCCGTCGGCGACCCCCGGGTGCGGGCCAAGCCGATCGTCCGTAACGGACGGACGATGGTCCCGCTGACCCGCCAGCCCGGCGGCCTCCAGGCGTACAAGGTGCTCGAGCCCGTCCGCTCCGTCCAGCCCGATCCGCAGACCCACGAGGGGTACGAGTGGCTGTACGTCCTGTCGGGGCGGCTGCGGCTCGTGCTCGCCGATCATGACGTGATCCTCACGGCGGGCGAGGCCGCGGAATTCGACACGCGGCTCCCGCACTGGTTCGGGTCGACGGGGGAGGGGCCCGCGGAATTCCTCAGCCTGTTCGGGCCGCAGGGCGAGCGGATGCACGTAAGGGCGCGGCCCGCTCAGGAGAAGCGCAAAGCGGACTGA
- a CDS encoding NADPH:quinone oxidoreductase family protein, whose translation MQAWQVHQNGEPSAVMRLEDVDRPVPGDGQLLLKVRAANINFPDALLCRGQYQVTPPLPFTPGVEICGETEDGRRVIANPALPYGGFAEYALADAATVLPAPDALDDAEAAALHIGYQTGWFGLHRRAHLQEGETLLVHAAAGGVGSAAVQLGKAAGAKVIGVVGGAAKAEVARELGCDLVIDRRTENVIGAVKEATGGRGADVIYDPVGGDAYTQSTKCVAFEGRIIVVGFASGVIPTPALNHALVKNYAVLGLHWGLYNTKDPQAVLRCHEELTQLAAKGAIKPLISERVPLSDAAAAVQRVADGVTTGRVAVLPEGAGA comes from the coding sequence ATGCAGGCATGGCAAGTGCACCAGAACGGCGAGCCGAGCGCGGTGATGCGCCTCGAAGACGTGGACCGGCCGGTGCCCGGCGACGGACAACTGCTCCTCAAGGTCCGTGCCGCCAACATCAACTTCCCCGACGCGCTGCTCTGCCGCGGGCAGTACCAGGTCACGCCCCCGCTGCCGTTCACGCCCGGCGTGGAGATCTGCGGCGAGACCGAGGACGGGCGGCGGGTGATCGCCAACCCGGCCCTCCCGTACGGCGGCTTCGCCGAGTACGCGCTCGCGGACGCGGCGACCGTGCTGCCCGCCCCCGACGCCCTGGACGACGCAGAGGCCGCCGCGCTGCACATCGGCTACCAGACGGGATGGTTCGGCCTGCACCGCCGCGCGCACCTCCAGGAGGGCGAGACCCTCCTGGTGCACGCTGCCGCCGGCGGTGTCGGCAGCGCGGCCGTCCAGCTCGGCAAGGCGGCGGGCGCCAAGGTCATCGGCGTCGTCGGCGGCGCCGCGAAGGCCGAGGTCGCGCGCGAGCTCGGCTGCGACCTGGTCATCGACCGGCGTACGGAGAACGTCATCGGCGCCGTCAAGGAAGCCACCGGCGGCCGTGGCGCTGATGTCATCTACGACCCCGTGGGCGGCGATGCCTACACGCAGTCCACGAAGTGTGTCGCCTTCGAGGGGCGGATCATCGTCGTCGGCTTCGCCAGCGGAGTCATCCCGACGCCCGCGCTCAACCACGCCCTGGTGAAGAACTACGCGGTCCTCGGCCTGCACTGGGGCCTCTACAACACCAAGGACCCACAGGCCGTCCTCCGCTGCCACGAGGAGCTCACCCAGCTCGCGGCCAAGGGCGCCATCAAGCCGCTCATCAGCGAGCGTGTGCCGCTGAGTGATGCCGCCGCGGCCGTCCAGCGGGTCGCCGACGGTGTCACCACGGGGCGGGTGGCCGTGCTTCCCGAGGGGGCCGGCGCATGA
- a CDS encoding acyl-CoA dehydrogenase family protein, whose amino-acid sequence MTDAVELRSRTQEFLAAHPPAATERAAFLKARFDAGLAWVHYPEGLGGLGAPRSLQAVVDAELEAAGAPDNDPRRIGIGLGMAAPTILRFGTEEQKRRFLRPLWVGDEVWCQLFSEPGAGSDLAALGTRAVRDDGGTWVVNGQKVWTSGAHAARWAILIARTDPEVPKHRGITYFVCDMTDPGVEVRPLRQITGEAEFNEVFLTDVRIPDAHRLGEIGDGWKVAQTTLMNERVSIGGARIPREGGMIGPVVEAWRERPELRTHDLHQRLLKLWVEAEVARLTGERLRQQLVAGQPGPEGSGMKLGFARLNQEISGLEVELLGEEGLLYEDWTMRRPAKVDFVGRDAGYRYLRAKGNSIEGGTSEVLLNIVAERVLGLPSEPRTDKDVAWKDLAR is encoded by the coding sequence ATGACGGATGCCGTCGAACTGCGCAGCCGTACACAGGAGTTCCTCGCCGCGCACCCGCCGGCGGCGACCGAACGCGCCGCCTTCCTGAAGGCCCGCTTCGACGCCGGGCTCGCCTGGGTGCACTACCCGGAAGGGCTCGGCGGGCTCGGCGCCCCCCGGTCCCTGCAGGCTGTCGTGGACGCCGAGCTGGAGGCCGCGGGCGCGCCCGACAACGATCCGCGCCGCATCGGGATCGGCCTCGGCATGGCGGCCCCGACCATCCTGCGCTTCGGCACCGAGGAGCAGAAGCGGAGATTCCTGCGGCCGCTGTGGGTCGGCGACGAGGTGTGGTGCCAGCTCTTCAGCGAGCCGGGCGCCGGATCCGACCTCGCGGCGCTCGGCACCCGCGCCGTCCGCGACGATGGGGGCACCTGGGTGGTCAACGGCCAGAAGGTGTGGACGTCCGGCGCGCACGCCGCCCGCTGGGCCATCCTCATCGCCCGCACCGACCCGGAGGTGCCCAAGCACCGCGGCATCACGTACTTCGTCTGCGACATGACCGACCCGGGCGTCGAGGTGCGTCCGCTGCGGCAGATCACCGGCGAGGCCGAGTTCAACGAGGTCTTCCTCACCGACGTACGCATCCCGGACGCGCACCGGCTCGGAGAGATCGGCGACGGCTGGAAGGTCGCGCAGACCACCCTCATGAACGAGCGCGTGTCCATCGGCGGCGCCCGCATCCCGCGCGAGGGCGGCATGATCGGCCCGGTCGTCGAGGCCTGGCGCGAGCGCCCCGAACTGCGCACGCACGACCTGCATCAGAGGCTCCTCAAGCTGTGGGTCGAGGCCGAGGTCGCCAGGCTGACCGGCGAGCGGCTCCGCCAGCAGCTCGTCGCTGGACAGCCGGGCCCGGAGGGCTCGGGCATGAAGCTCGGGTTCGCCCGCCTGAACCAGGAGATCAGCGGCCTGGAGGTGGAACTCCTGGGCGAGGAGGGGCTGTTGTACGAGGACTGGACGATGCGGCGGCCCGCGAAGGTCGACTTCGTCGGCCGTGACGCGGGCTACCGCTATCTGCGGGCCAAGGGCAACAGCATCGAGGGCGGCACGAGCGAAGTGCTGCTCAACATCGTCGCCGAGCGCGTCCTCGGACTCCCCTCCGAGCCGCGCACCGACAAGGACGTCGCCTGGAAGGACCTCGCCCGATGA
- a CDS encoding acyl-CoA dehydrogenase family protein produces the protein MSAQPPQISQPAPRDLLYSEEEEALRSVVRGLLADHCDATAVLTRTESAEPHDHDLWKALTDGMGLAGLLVPEDFGGQGATHREAAVVLEELGRAVAPVPYLTSAVIATETLLGCESDAARELLGALASGRTVGVLAVPLGTAPGGVLPNVRTESGALHGSVSGVADAVAADVLLVPTGAGIFAVDADDAGVTVTPQTSLDLTRPLATVTFEGARARAVGPESETAVRRGLRAGAGLLASEQLGVADWCLTETVRYTKERHQFNRPVGSFQALKHRLAQLWLEVVSLRAAARNAADTLAAGSEDADVAAALAQAYASPAVVHIAEEALQLHGGIGMTWEHPVHLYLKRAKADSIALGTVGRHREELAARVSLPAP, from the coding sequence ATGAGTGCGCAGCCCCCGCAGATCTCGCAGCCCGCGCCGCGCGACCTGCTGTACTCCGAAGAAGAAGAGGCGCTGCGCTCGGTCGTGCGCGGCCTCCTCGCCGACCACTGCGACGCCACCGCCGTGCTCACCCGCACGGAGTCCGCCGAGCCGCACGACCACGACCTGTGGAAGGCGCTCACGGACGGCATGGGTCTCGCGGGCCTGCTCGTGCCCGAGGACTTCGGCGGCCAGGGCGCCACGCACCGCGAAGCCGCCGTCGTCCTTGAGGAGTTGGGCCGCGCGGTCGCCCCCGTGCCCTATCTGACCAGTGCGGTGATCGCGACCGAGACGCTGCTCGGCTGTGAGAGCGACGCGGCGAGGGAACTCCTCGGCGCGCTCGCCTCGGGACGCACGGTCGGCGTGCTCGCCGTGCCGCTCGGCACCGCTCCGGGCGGCGTCCTGCCCAACGTACGCACGGAGAGCGGTGCCCTGCACGGCAGCGTGTCCGGTGTCGCCGACGCGGTCGCCGCCGACGTCCTTCTCGTGCCGACGGGTGCGGGGATCTTCGCGGTGGACGCGGACGACGCCGGTGTGACCGTCACGCCGCAGACCTCGCTCGACCTCACCCGGCCACTCGCCACGGTCACCTTCGAGGGCGCACGCGCGCGTGCCGTCGGTCCGGAATCCGAAACCGCCGTACGGCGTGGTCTGCGGGCGGGGGCCGGGCTCCTGGCGTCCGAGCAACTGGGCGTCGCGGACTGGTGTTTGACCGAGACCGTGCGCTATACGAAGGAACGGCACCAGTTCAACCGGCCCGTCGGCTCCTTCCAGGCGCTCAAGCACCGCCTCGCCCAGCTCTGGCTCGAAGTGGTGAGCCTCCGTGCCGCCGCCCGCAACGCGGCCGACACCCTCGCCGCCGGAAGCGAGGACGCCGATGTCGCTGCGGCCCTCGCGCAGGCCTACGCGTCACCGGCCGTGGTGCACATCGCGGAGGAGGCGCTCCAGCTGCACGGCGGCATCGGCATGACGTGGGAGCACCCCGTCCACCTCTATCTCAAGCGGGCAAAGGCCGACTCGATCGCGCTCGGCACGGTGGGGCGCCACCGGGAGGAGCTGGCCGCGCGCGTGAGCCTGCCGGCTCCCTGA
- a CDS encoding ABC transporter substrate-binding protein, with the protein MRARSIRGTGAVAAAASLAVAASACSAPGDGKNAGGAEDSAVVGIAYEPDTLSPLLGYGKDGNSKIFDGLLTHDADMKLKPALAAGLPKVGDDGRTYTFKLRKGVKFSDGKPFTSKDVVFTYETILDKKTNNAAKTELDAVKDVEAKGDDTVVFHLKYPYAPFAERTVLPIAPEHIAGKQDVNTGEFTTKPVGTGPYELVKWSKGEKLTFKANPGYWGGAPKVKNFTMAIIKDDDIRATRLDAGELDGAILPPNLAKKYQNDSNKKSYAAKTFDYRVVTLPTGNKVAGDIGIRRALDTGVDRKAMVDSILDGAGKEAYGPVPTDSPWFTKGTERGHDLAKAKKILDDAGWKPGMDGIREKDGVQAKFPLWYLSGDKLRQDHALAYASDAKKLGIKVEVQAGTWEVIEPRMPKDAVLAGGGSPADPDFDQYTLLKSSLAGDGFNNMAHYDNPQVDKALDKARESGDHAKRQAAYDTIQRELVKDPGYTFLTHIDHLYVVDKRFGDLTTQTEPHDHGLASGPWWNVEDWQPKQ; encoded by the coding sequence ATGAGGGCCCGATCGATACGGGGTACGGGCGCGGTGGCGGCGGCCGCCTCGCTGGCGGTCGCCGCCTCGGCCTGTTCGGCGCCGGGCGACGGCAAGAACGCGGGCGGAGCCGAGGATTCCGCGGTCGTCGGCATCGCGTACGAACCGGACACCCTGAGCCCGCTCCTCGGCTACGGCAAGGACGGCAACTCCAAGATCTTCGACGGTCTGCTCACGCACGACGCCGACATGAAGCTCAAGCCCGCGCTGGCCGCCGGGCTCCCCAAGGTCGGCGACGACGGCCGCACCTACACGTTCAAGCTGCGCAAGGGCGTCAAGTTCAGCGACGGCAAGCCCTTCACGTCCAAGGACGTCGTCTTCACGTACGAGACGATTCTCGACAAGAAGACCAACAACGCCGCCAAGACCGAGCTCGACGCCGTCAAGGACGTCGAGGCGAAGGGCGACGACACAGTCGTCTTCCACCTCAAGTACCCCTATGCGCCGTTCGCCGAGCGCACCGTCCTGCCGATCGCGCCCGAGCACATAGCCGGCAAGCAGGACGTGAACACCGGCGAGTTCACCACCAAGCCGGTCGGTACGGGCCCCTACGAGCTGGTGAAGTGGTCCAAGGGCGAGAAGCTCACCTTCAAGGCCAACCCCGGCTACTGGGGCGGCGCGCCGAAGGTCAAGAACTTCACCATGGCGATCATCAAGGACGACGACATCCGCGCCACCCGGCTCGACGCCGGCGAGCTCGACGGCGCGATCCTGCCGCCCAACCTCGCGAAGAAGTACCAGAACGACAGCAACAAGAAGTCGTACGCCGCCAAGACCTTCGACTACCGCGTGGTGACCCTGCCCACCGGCAACAAGGTCGCGGGCGACATCGGAATCCGCCGCGCGCTCGACACCGGCGTGGACCGCAAGGCGATGGTCGACTCGATCCTGGACGGCGCGGGCAAGGAGGCCTACGGGCCCGTACCGACCGACAGCCCCTGGTTCACCAAGGGCACCGAGCGGGGGCACGACCTGGCCAAGGCCAAGAAGATCCTCGACGACGCGGGCTGGAAGCCGGGCATGGACGGCATCCGCGAGAAGGACGGCGTCCAGGCGAAGTTCCCGCTCTGGTACCTCTCCGGAGACAAGCTCCGCCAGGATCACGCCCTCGCCTACGCCTCCGACGCCAAGAAGCTCGGCATCAAGGTGGAGGTGCAGGCCGGTACGTGGGAGGTCATCGAGCCGCGAATGCCGAAGGACGCGGTCCTCGCGGGCGGCGGCTCCCCGGCCGACCCGGACTTCGACCAGTACACGCTCCTGAAGTCCTCGCTCGCCGGTGACGGCTTCAACAACATGGCCCACTACGACAACCCCCAGGTCGACAAGGCGCTCGACAAGGCCCGCGAGAGCGGCGACCACGCCAAGCGGCAGGCCGCGTACGACACCATCCAGCGCGAGCTGGTGAAGGACCCGGGCTACACCTTCCTCACCCACATCGACCACCTCTACGTCGTCGACAAGCGCTTCGGCGACCTGACCACCCAGACCGAGCCGCACGACCACGGCCTCGCGTCGGGCCCGTGGTGGAACGTCGAGGACTGGCAGCCGAAGCAGTGA
- a CDS encoding ABC transporter permease, with product MARMTGRRALFAVPVLLAVTFGVFAIAAASPFDPVKAYAGTAGLTASQENLDQLRANLGVDQPLVQRWWDWLTSAVHGDLGDSSTLRQPVADVIGERIGWSVLLAATAFLLAILVGTTLGVLAARRPGGWLDRAVTSLAYTLEAAPPFWIGLLAVWLFALKLGVLPSGGLTDTASSAVTAGQVASHLVLPAAVLAISQLPWFVLYVRQGVGDALGDDPVRGARARGLAERTVLLGHALRSGMLPVLTLIGSRVPELITGALLVETVFSWPGIAAATVSAATAVDFPLLAALTVLATAAVLLGNLLADLLYGLADPRVGFDG from the coding sequence ATGGCGCGCATGACGGGACGGCGGGCCCTGTTCGCCGTCCCGGTCCTGCTCGCCGTGACCTTCGGCGTCTTCGCGATCGCCGCCGCGTCCCCCTTCGACCCCGTCAAGGCCTACGCGGGCACGGCCGGGCTCACCGCGTCGCAGGAGAACCTCGACCAGCTGCGCGCCAACCTCGGCGTCGACCAGCCGCTCGTACAGCGCTGGTGGGACTGGCTGACCTCGGCCGTGCACGGTGACCTCGGGGATTCGAGCACCCTGCGCCAGCCCGTCGCCGACGTCATCGGCGAACGCATCGGCTGGTCCGTGCTGCTCGCCGCCACCGCGTTCCTGCTCGCGATCCTCGTCGGCACCACGCTCGGCGTCCTCGCCGCGCGCCGCCCCGGCGGCTGGCTCGACCGCGCCGTGACCTCGCTCGCGTACACCCTCGAAGCCGCCCCGCCGTTCTGGATCGGGTTGCTCGCCGTCTGGCTGTTCGCCCTGAAGCTGGGCGTACTGCCCTCGGGCGGGCTCACCGACACGGCGAGTTCGGCCGTGACCGCCGGGCAGGTCGCGAGCCATCTCGTGCTGCCCGCCGCCGTCCTGGCGATCTCGCAGCTCCCGTGGTTCGTGCTCTACGTACGCCAAGGAGTCGGCGACGCACTCGGCGACGACCCCGTCCGGGGTGCACGCGCGCGTGGCCTCGCCGAACGGACCGTCCTCCTGGGGCACGCACTGCGCTCGGGCATGCTGCCGGTGCTCACGCTGATCGGCTCCCGCGTGCCCGAACTGATCACCGGGGCACTCCTGGTGGAGACCGTCTTCAGCTGGCCGGGCATCGCGGCGGCCACGGTGTCGGCGGCGACCGCCGTGGACTTCCCGCTGCTCGCCGCGCTCACCGTCCTCGCCACGGCGGCGGTGCTCCTCGGCAACCTCCTGGCCGACCTGCTGTACGGCCTCGCCGACCCGAGGGTGGGATTCGATGGCTGA
- a CDS encoding ABC transporter permease, producing MADVMWRSPLADASKSRSTRAWRVRSSAVLVAAVVLAVLVVPPLVNLDEQAVNLAAKLRPPSLAHPFGTDDVGRDLLLRCVYGLRVSLLVGVVAAVVATVIGTAVGALAAASGGWVDRVVMRLVDVFSSVPHLLLGIFIVAMFRPGVWPVVVSVALTHWLSTARIVRAEVLSLRSRPYIDAAISGGASRMRVIVRHLLPGVLPQAGLAAVLMVPHAIWHESALSFLGLGLPTHQASLGTLVQSARGSLLAGDWWPTLFPGLFIIVPTLAIAGLAGAWRERINPRRRSELML from the coding sequence ATGGCTGACGTGATGTGGCGTTCCCCCCTCGCGGACGCCTCCAAGAGCCGCTCCACGCGCGCGTGGCGGGTGCGTTCCTCAGCGGTGCTCGTCGCGGCTGTCGTCCTCGCCGTCCTGGTCGTGCCGCCGCTGGTGAACCTCGACGAACAGGCCGTGAACCTCGCGGCCAAACTTCGACCGCCGTCCCTGGCGCACCCCTTCGGCACCGACGACGTGGGGCGCGACCTCCTCCTGCGCTGCGTGTACGGGCTGCGGGTCTCGCTCCTCGTGGGCGTGGTGGCGGCCGTCGTCGCGACCGTCATCGGCACGGCTGTGGGCGCGCTCGCCGCCGCGTCGGGCGGCTGGGTCGACCGGGTCGTGATGCGGCTCGTGGACGTCTTCTCATCCGTACCGCACCTGCTGCTCGGCATCTTCATCGTGGCGATGTTCCGGCCGGGCGTATGGCCGGTGGTCGTTTCGGTGGCGCTCACGCACTGGCTGTCCACGGCCCGCATCGTGCGCGCCGAGGTCCTCTCGCTGCGGTCGCGTCCGTACATCGACGCGGCCATCTCCGGCGGTGCGTCGCGGATGCGCGTGATCGTGCGCCACCTGCTGCCCGGAGTGCTCCCGCAGGCGGGACTCGCGGCCGTCCTGATGGTGCCGCACGCCATCTGGCACGAGTCCGCGCTGTCCTTCCTCGGCCTCGGACTCCCCACCCACCAGGCGAGCCTGGGCACGCTCGTGCAGAGCGCGCGCGGCTCGCTCCTCGCCGGGGACTGGTGGCCGACCCTCTTCCCCGGCCTGTTCATCATCGTGCCCACCTTGGCGATCGCGGGCCTCGCGGGCGCCTGGCGGGAACGGATCAATCCCCGGCGCCGATCGGAGCTGATGCTGTGA